One Gallus gallus isolate bGalGal1 chromosome 11, bGalGal1.mat.broiler.GRCg7b, whole genome shotgun sequence DNA window includes the following coding sequences:
- the PMFBP1 gene encoding polyamine-modulated factor 1-binding protein 1 isoform X2, with product MSPATISDPARHHCYPTALQRAVISPQSTGHILAAMCRTKMQHHTPSSKQTVVVGLSAQQSRAGSLQPPWVGVSSSTNHRGTCSIPAAWEPRCWACCPPLRPSMGQGLLPRAAGGQQTLPPWEGHQGLWQGPRARSCSPMGLAVSLCQKPVPKPTTIRLPQLSFLQPQSQPLHGQSMAQCTLLGSHTQRCTYPQSQKDAAQTDATSADSCSSSSTSDDLLEEHTEQLEQVRASGTVPACGPPGAGRQCPDVLLPQVTVQAGSKHHRKKWAIKEHQCWAQNMSSTGHRTTKEEAQGRRQCHQAALSQAAQVPARSLAAQSHPQHKEEQLWPCAGSTMQRTEEQPCSCARSSTQHPADSSIVEPQAPQVAAESRELAVWLQRELSQWHAAAHAKQELQKSQEQLQALEEQLRAQKEQNQTLQRSLAQQQEVLAATKAREMQNLQQLSRHRQTIHDLQQKAASSRKHIAELLQQVEEVASLKAELAQVQRKIGHNLPLLCHYEEERQQLHRELKKQQKAQEQSRQEAYSFQEKLQQLSSQVQYWQQLHQDTQRTLARREDELAVCKAELAFKEELVKAMKQAQARNRRNHSPRAGGVQPEPQAPLKDRSWATGRAEVERPGQEWANCRAKTNKGGGGGSVETLHASHTSACSNSSRLHQDRNPMLVNNNQSLKEQMQPNEKQQHKIQQQVKQAAEFTGDSQHLQDTLDSLHVENIYLRARTHIQYHNHEQMKALQGSNLTARALQNLARLPLPGTHLQDEK from the exons ATGTCCCCTGCAACCATCTCAGACCCAGCGAGGCACCACTGCTacccaacagctctgcagagggcaGTGATCAGCCCTCAGAGCACAGGGCACATTCTAGCTGCCATGTGCAGGACAAAAATGCAGCACCACACTCCCAGCTCCAAGCAGACAGTTGTTGTGGGTCTGTCTGCtcaacagagcagagctgggtctCTGCAGCCCCCATGGGTCGGGGTCTCCAGCAGTACCAACCATCGTGGCACTTGTtccatccctgcagcctggGAGCCACGGTGCTGGGCTTGCTGCCCTCCTCTGCGCCCCAGCATGGGTCAGGGGCTGCTGCCTagggctgctgggggacagCAGACACTGCCACCCTGGGAAGGGCACCAAGGTCTGTGGCAGGGACCAagggccaggagctgcagccccatggGACTGGCTGTGTCCCTTTGCCAAAAGCCTGTCCCAAAGCCCACTACCATCAGGCTGCCCCAGCTCAGCTTTCTCCAGCCCCAGTCCCAGCCCCTCCATGGGCAGAGCATGGCACAGTGCACTCTGCTGGGGTCCCACACACAGCGCTGCACCTATCCACAGAGCCAGAAGGACGCAGCTCAGACAGATGCCACCTCTGCAGATTCCTGCAGTAGTTCCAGTACCAGTGATGATCTCCTGGAGGAGCACACAGAGCAACTTGAGCAGGTCCGTGCCTCAGGCACAGTGCCAGCGTGCGGACCAccaggagctggcaggcagTGCCCCGATGTGCTGCTCCCACAGGTGACCGTGCAAGCAGGGTCAAAGCACCACAGGAAGAAGTGGGCAATCAAAGAGCATCAGTGCTGGGCACAGAACATGTCATCAACAGGGCACAGAACTACTAAGGAAG AAGCCCAGGGCAGAAGGCAGTGCCACCAAGCAGCCCTGTCTCAAGCAGCCCAGGTCCCAGCACGGTCACTGGCAGCTCAGAGCCACCCACAGCACAAGGAGGAACAGCTGTGGCCATGTGCAGGGAGCACCATGCAGCGCACAGAGGAACAACCATGCTCTTGTGCaaggagcagcacacagcacccagctgacagcagcatAGTGGAGCCGCAAGCACCacaggtggcagcagaaagcag GGAGCTGGCAGTGTGGCTCCAGAGGGAGCTGAGCCAGTGGCATGCTGCTGCCCATGCCAAACAGGAACTACAGAAGAGCCAAGAGCAACTCCAAGCCCTGGAGGAGCAG CTGAGGGCTCAGAAGGAGCAGAACCAGACCTTGCAGCgcagcctggcacagcagcaggaggtgctggcAGCCACCAAGGCCCGGGAGATGCAAAACTTACAGCAGCTCAGTAGACACAGACAGACAATCCACGacctgcagcagaaagcagcctccagcagaaagcacatagcagagctgctgcaacaG GTGGAGGAAGTGGCATCCCTGAAGGCAGAGCTGGCCCAAGTCCAGAGAAAGATAGGCCACAATCTTCCACTCCTTTGTCATTATGAGGaagagaggcagcagctccacagGGAACTGAAGAAGCAACAGAAGGCCCAGGAACAGAGCCGGCAGGAG GCCTACTCCTTCCAGGAGAAGCTGCAACAGCTGAGCAGCCAAGTTCAGTACTGGCAGCAGTTACACCAGGACACTCAGCGAACTCTGGCTAGGCGGGAAGACGAGCTGGCTGTCTGCAAGGCGGAGCTGGCTTTCAAGGAAGAACTCGTCAAGGCCATGAAACAGGCTCAGGCCAGGAACAGGCGGAACCACAGCCCAAGGGCAGGAGGAGTGCAACCTGAGCCCCAGGCACCGCTGAAGGACAGATCCTGGGCTACAGGCAGGGCAGAGGtggaaaggccaggccaggaatGGGCTAACTGCAGAGCCAAGACCAACAAGGGAGGAGGCGGTGGTTCt gtagaAACCCTGCATGCTTCCCACACCTCAGCCTGTTCTAATAGCAGTAGGCTGCATCAGGACAGGAATCCGATGCTGGTCAATAACAACCAGAGTTTGAAAGAGCAGAT GCAGCCaaatgagaaacaacaacacaaaatcCAGCAGCAAGTCAAGCAGGCTGCAGAGTTTACAGGTGACAGCCA ACATCTTCAAGACACACTGGACAGCTTGCACGTGGAAAACATATACCTCAGGGCTAGAACACATATACAGTACCATAATCATGAGCAGATGAAG GCTCTACAGGGCAGCAACCTGACTGCACGAGCCCTGCAGAACTTGGCAAGGCTGCCTCTGCCTGGAACTCACCTCCAGGATGAAAAGTGA
- the PMFBP1 gene encoding polyamine-modulated factor 1-binding protein 1 isoform X9, which produces MSPATISDPARHHCYPTALQRAVISPQSTGHILAAMCRTKMQHHTPSSKQTVVVGLSAQQSRAGSLQPPWVGVSSSTNHRGTCSIPAAWEPRCWACCPPLRPSMGQGLLPRAAGGQQTLPPWEGHQGLWQGPRARSCSPMGLAVSLCQKPVPKPTTIRLPQLSFLQPQSQPLHGQSMAQCTLLGSHTQRCTYPQSQKDAAQTDATSADSCSSSSTSDDLLEEHTEQLEQVRASGTVPACGPPGAGRQCPDVLLPQVTVQAGSKHHRKKWAIKEHQCWAQNMSSTGHRTTKEEAQGRRQCHQAALSQAAQVPARSLAAQSHPQHKEEQLWPCAGSTMQRTEEQPCSCARSSTQHPADSSIVEPQAPQVAAESSCGHACRELAVWLQRELSQWHAAAHAKQELQKSQEQLQALEEQLRAQKEQNQTLQRSLAQQQEVLAATKAREMQNLQQLSRHRQTIHDLQQKAASSRKHIAELLQQVEEVASLKAELAQVQRKIGHNLPLLCHYEEERQQLHRELKKQQKAQEQSRQEVETLHASHTSACSNSSRLHQDRNPMLVNNNQSLKEQMQPNEKQQHKIQQQVKQAAEFTGDSQHLQDTLDSLHVENIYLRARTHIQYHNHEQMKALQGSNLTARALQNLARLPLPGTHLQDEK; this is translated from the exons ATGTCCCCTGCAACCATCTCAGACCCAGCGAGGCACCACTGCTacccaacagctctgcagagggcaGTGATCAGCCCTCAGAGCACAGGGCACATTCTAGCTGCCATGTGCAGGACAAAAATGCAGCACCACACTCCCAGCTCCAAGCAGACAGTTGTTGTGGGTCTGTCTGCtcaacagagcagagctgggtctCTGCAGCCCCCATGGGTCGGGGTCTCCAGCAGTACCAACCATCGTGGCACTTGTtccatccctgcagcctggGAGCCACGGTGCTGGGCTTGCTGCCCTCCTCTGCGCCCCAGCATGGGTCAGGGGCTGCTGCCTagggctgctgggggacagCAGACACTGCCACCCTGGGAAGGGCACCAAGGTCTGTGGCAGGGACCAagggccaggagctgcagccccatggGACTGGCTGTGTCCCTTTGCCAAAAGCCTGTCCCAAAGCCCACTACCATCAGGCTGCCCCAGCTCAGCTTTCTCCAGCCCCAGTCCCAGCCCCTCCATGGGCAGAGCATGGCACAGTGCACTCTGCTGGGGTCCCACACACAGCGCTGCACCTATCCACAGAGCCAGAAGGACGCAGCTCAGACAGATGCCACCTCTGCAGATTCCTGCAGTAGTTCCAGTACCAGTGATGATCTCCTGGAGGAGCACACAGAGCAACTTGAGCAGGTCCGTGCCTCAGGCACAGTGCCAGCGTGCGGACCAccaggagctggcaggcagTGCCCCGATGTGCTGCTCCCACAGGTGACCGTGCAAGCAGGGTCAAAGCACCACAGGAAGAAGTGGGCAATCAAAGAGCATCAGTGCTGGGCACAGAACATGTCATCAACAGGGCACAGAACTACTAAGGAAG AAGCCCAGGGCAGAAGGCAGTGCCACCAAGCAGCCCTGTCTCAAGCAGCCCAGGTCCCAGCACGGTCACTGGCAGCTCAGAGCCACCCACAGCACAAGGAGGAACAGCTGTGGCCATGTGCAGGGAGCACCATGCAGCGCACAGAGGAACAACCATGCTCTTGTGCaaggagcagcacacagcacccagctgacagcagcatAGTGGAGCCGCAAGCACCacaggtggcagcagaaagcag TTGTGGCCATGCTTGCAGGGAGCTGGCAGTGTGGCTCCAGAGGGAGCTGAGCCAGTGGCATGCTGCTGCCCATGCCAAACAGGAACTACAGAAGAGCCAAGAGCAACTCCAAGCCCTGGAGGAGCAG CTGAGGGCTCAGAAGGAGCAGAACCAGACCTTGCAGCgcagcctggcacagcagcaggaggtgctggcAGCCACCAAGGCCCGGGAGATGCAAAACTTACAGCAGCTCAGTAGACACAGACAGACAATCCACGacctgcagcagaaagcagcctccagcagaaagcacatagcagagctgctgcaacaG GTGGAGGAAGTGGCATCCCTGAAGGCAGAGCTGGCCCAAGTCCAGAGAAAGATAGGCCACAATCTTCCACTCCTTTGTCATTATGAGGaagagaggcagcagctccacagGGAACTGAAGAAGCAACAGAAGGCCCAGGAACAGAGCCGGCAGGAG gtagaAACCCTGCATGCTTCCCACACCTCAGCCTGTTCTAATAGCAGTAGGCTGCATCAGGACAGGAATCCGATGCTGGTCAATAACAACCAGAGTTTGAAAGAGCAGAT GCAGCCaaatgagaaacaacaacacaaaatcCAGCAGCAAGTCAAGCAGGCTGCAGAGTTTACAGGTGACAGCCA ACATCTTCAAGACACACTGGACAGCTTGCACGTGGAAAACATATACCTCAGGGCTAGAACACATATACAGTACCATAATCATGAGCAGATGAAG GCTCTACAGGGCAGCAACCTGACTGCACGAGCCCTGCAGAACTTGGCAAGGCTGCCTCTGCCTGGAACTCACCTCCAGGATGAAAAGTGA
- the PMFBP1 gene encoding polyamine-modulated factor 1-binding protein 1 isoform X3, whose translation MSPATISDPARHHCYPTALQRAVISPQSTGHILAAMCRTKMQHHTPSSKQTVVVGLSAQQSRAGSLQPPWVGVSSSTNHRGTCSIPAAWEPRCWACCPPLRPSMGQGLLPRAAGGQQTLPPWEGHQGLWQGPRARSCSPMGLAVSLCQKPVPKPTTIRLPQLSFLQPQSQPLHGQSMAQCTLLGSHTQRCTYPQSQKDAAQTDATSADSCSSSSTSDDLLEEHTEQLEQVRASGTVPACGPPGAGRQCPDVLLPQVTVQAGSKHHRKKWAIKEHQCWAQNMSSTGHRTTKEAQVPARSLAAQSHPQHKEEQLWPCAGSTMQRTEEQPCSCARSSTQHPADSSIVEPQAPQVAAESSCGHACRELAVWLQRELSQWHAAAHAKQELQKSQEQLQALEEQLRAQKEQNQTLQRSLAQQQEVLAATKAREMQNLQQLSRHRQTIHDLQQKAASSRKHIAELLQQVEEVASLKAELAQVQRKIGHNLPLLCHYEEERQQLHRELKKQQKAQEQSRQEAYSFQEKLQQLSSQVQYWQQLHQDTQRTLARREDELAVCKAELAFKEELVKAMKQAQARNRRNHSPRAGGVQPEPQAPLKDRSWATGRAEVERPGQEWANCRAKTNKGGGGGSVETLHASHTSACSNSSRLHQDRNPMLVNNNQSLKEQMQPNEKQQHKIQQQVKQAAEFTGDSQHLQDTLDSLHVENIYLRARTHIQYHNHEQMKALQGSNLTARALQNLARLPLPGTHLQDEK comes from the exons ATGTCCCCTGCAACCATCTCAGACCCAGCGAGGCACCACTGCTacccaacagctctgcagagggcaGTGATCAGCCCTCAGAGCACAGGGCACATTCTAGCTGCCATGTGCAGGACAAAAATGCAGCACCACACTCCCAGCTCCAAGCAGACAGTTGTTGTGGGTCTGTCTGCtcaacagagcagagctgggtctCTGCAGCCCCCATGGGTCGGGGTCTCCAGCAGTACCAACCATCGTGGCACTTGTtccatccctgcagcctggGAGCCACGGTGCTGGGCTTGCTGCCCTCCTCTGCGCCCCAGCATGGGTCAGGGGCTGCTGCCTagggctgctgggggacagCAGACACTGCCACCCTGGGAAGGGCACCAAGGTCTGTGGCAGGGACCAagggccaggagctgcagccccatggGACTGGCTGTGTCCCTTTGCCAAAAGCCTGTCCCAAAGCCCACTACCATCAGGCTGCCCCAGCTCAGCTTTCTCCAGCCCCAGTCCCAGCCCCTCCATGGGCAGAGCATGGCACAGTGCACTCTGCTGGGGTCCCACACACAGCGCTGCACCTATCCACAGAGCCAGAAGGACGCAGCTCAGACAGATGCCACCTCTGCAGATTCCTGCAGTAGTTCCAGTACCAGTGATGATCTCCTGGAGGAGCACACAGAGCAACTTGAGCAGGTCCGTGCCTCAGGCACAGTGCCAGCGTGCGGACCAccaggagctggcaggcagTGCCCCGATGTGCTGCTCCCACAGGTGACCGTGCAAGCAGGGTCAAAGCACCACAGGAAGAAGTGGGCAATCAAAGAGCATCAGTGCTGGGCACAGAACATGTCATCAACAGGGCACAGAACTACTAAGGAAG CCCAGGTCCCAGCACGGTCACTGGCAGCTCAGAGCCACCCACAGCACAAGGAGGAACAGCTGTGGCCATGTGCAGGGAGCACCATGCAGCGCACAGAGGAACAACCATGCTCTTGTGCaaggagcagcacacagcacccagctgacagcagcatAGTGGAGCCGCAAGCACCacaggtggcagcagaaagcag TTGTGGCCATGCTTGCAGGGAGCTGGCAGTGTGGCTCCAGAGGGAGCTGAGCCAGTGGCATGCTGCTGCCCATGCCAAACAGGAACTACAGAAGAGCCAAGAGCAACTCCAAGCCCTGGAGGAGCAG CTGAGGGCTCAGAAGGAGCAGAACCAGACCTTGCAGCgcagcctggcacagcagcaggaggtgctggcAGCCACCAAGGCCCGGGAGATGCAAAACTTACAGCAGCTCAGTAGACACAGACAGACAATCCACGacctgcagcagaaagcagcctccagcagaaagcacatagcagagctgctgcaacaG GTGGAGGAAGTGGCATCCCTGAAGGCAGAGCTGGCCCAAGTCCAGAGAAAGATAGGCCACAATCTTCCACTCCTTTGTCATTATGAGGaagagaggcagcagctccacagGGAACTGAAGAAGCAACAGAAGGCCCAGGAACAGAGCCGGCAGGAG GCCTACTCCTTCCAGGAGAAGCTGCAACAGCTGAGCAGCCAAGTTCAGTACTGGCAGCAGTTACACCAGGACACTCAGCGAACTCTGGCTAGGCGGGAAGACGAGCTGGCTGTCTGCAAGGCGGAGCTGGCTTTCAAGGAAGAACTCGTCAAGGCCATGAAACAGGCTCAGGCCAGGAACAGGCGGAACCACAGCCCAAGGGCAGGAGGAGTGCAACCTGAGCCCCAGGCACCGCTGAAGGACAGATCCTGGGCTACAGGCAGGGCAGAGGtggaaaggccaggccaggaatGGGCTAACTGCAGAGCCAAGACCAACAAGGGAGGAGGCGGTGGTTCt gtagaAACCCTGCATGCTTCCCACACCTCAGCCTGTTCTAATAGCAGTAGGCTGCATCAGGACAGGAATCCGATGCTGGTCAATAACAACCAGAGTTTGAAAGAGCAGAT GCAGCCaaatgagaaacaacaacacaaaatcCAGCAGCAAGTCAAGCAGGCTGCAGAGTTTACAGGTGACAGCCA ACATCTTCAAGACACACTGGACAGCTTGCACGTGGAAAACATATACCTCAGGGCTAGAACACATATACAGTACCATAATCATGAGCAGATGAAG GCTCTACAGGGCAGCAACCTGACTGCACGAGCCCTGCAGAACTTGGCAAGGCTGCCTCTGCCTGGAACTCACCTCCAGGATGAAAAGTGA
- the PMFBP1 gene encoding polyamine-modulated factor 1-binding protein 1 isoform X4, with amino-acid sequence MSPATISDPARHHCYPTALQRAVISPQSTGHILAAMCRTKMQHHTPSSKQTVVVGLSAQQSRAGSLQPPWVGVSSSTNHRGTCSIPAAWEPRCWACCPPLRPSMGQGLLPRAAGGQQTLPPWEGHQGLWQGPRARSCSPMGLAVSLCQKPVPKPTTIRLPQLSFLQPQSQPLHGQSMAQCTLLGSHTQRCTYPQSQKDAAQTDATSADSCSSSSTSDDLLEEHTEQLEQVTVQAGSKHHRKKWAIKEHQCWAQNMSSTGHRTTKEEAQGRRQCHQAALSQAAQVPARSLAAQSHPQHKEEQLWPCAGSTMQRTEEQPCSCARSSTQHPADSSIVEPQAPQVAAESSCGHACRELAVWLQRELSQWHAAAHAKQELQKSQEQLQALEEQLRAQKEQNQTLQRSLAQQQEVLAATKAREMQNLQQLSRHRQTIHDLQQKAASSRKHIAELLQQVEEVASLKAELAQVQRKIGHNLPLLCHYEEERQQLHRELKKQQKAQEQSRQEAYSFQEKLQQLSSQVQYWQQLHQDTQRTLARREDELAVCKAELAFKEELVKAMKQAQARNRRNHSPRAGGVQPEPQAPLKDRSWATGRAEVERPGQEWANCRAKTNKGGGGGSVETLHASHTSACSNSSRLHQDRNPMLVNNNQSLKEQMQPNEKQQHKIQQQVKQAAEFTGDSQHLQDTLDSLHVENIYLRARTHIQYHNHEQMKALQGSNLTARALQNLARLPLPGTHLQDEK; translated from the exons ATGTCCCCTGCAACCATCTCAGACCCAGCGAGGCACCACTGCTacccaacagctctgcagagggcaGTGATCAGCCCTCAGAGCACAGGGCACATTCTAGCTGCCATGTGCAGGACAAAAATGCAGCACCACACTCCCAGCTCCAAGCAGACAGTTGTTGTGGGTCTGTCTGCtcaacagagcagagctgggtctCTGCAGCCCCCATGGGTCGGGGTCTCCAGCAGTACCAACCATCGTGGCACTTGTtccatccctgcagcctggGAGCCACGGTGCTGGGCTTGCTGCCCTCCTCTGCGCCCCAGCATGGGTCAGGGGCTGCTGCCTagggctgctgggggacagCAGACACTGCCACCCTGGGAAGGGCACCAAGGTCTGTGGCAGGGACCAagggccaggagctgcagccccatggGACTGGCTGTGTCCCTTTGCCAAAAGCCTGTCCCAAAGCCCACTACCATCAGGCTGCCCCAGCTCAGCTTTCTCCAGCCCCAGTCCCAGCCCCTCCATGGGCAGAGCATGGCACAGTGCACTCTGCTGGGGTCCCACACACAGCGCTGCACCTATCCACAGAGCCAGAAGGACGCAGCTCAGACAGATGCCACCTCTGCAGATTCCTGCAGTAGTTCCAGTACCAGTGATGATCTCCTGGAGGAGCACACAGAGCAACTTGAGCAG GTGACCGTGCAAGCAGGGTCAAAGCACCACAGGAAGAAGTGGGCAATCAAAGAGCATCAGTGCTGGGCACAGAACATGTCATCAACAGGGCACAGAACTACTAAGGAAG AAGCCCAGGGCAGAAGGCAGTGCCACCAAGCAGCCCTGTCTCAAGCAGCCCAGGTCCCAGCACGGTCACTGGCAGCTCAGAGCCACCCACAGCACAAGGAGGAACAGCTGTGGCCATGTGCAGGGAGCACCATGCAGCGCACAGAGGAACAACCATGCTCTTGTGCaaggagcagcacacagcacccagctgacagcagcatAGTGGAGCCGCAAGCACCacaggtggcagcagaaagcag TTGTGGCCATGCTTGCAGGGAGCTGGCAGTGTGGCTCCAGAGGGAGCTGAGCCAGTGGCATGCTGCTGCCCATGCCAAACAGGAACTACAGAAGAGCCAAGAGCAACTCCAAGCCCTGGAGGAGCAG CTGAGGGCTCAGAAGGAGCAGAACCAGACCTTGCAGCgcagcctggcacagcagcaggaggtgctggcAGCCACCAAGGCCCGGGAGATGCAAAACTTACAGCAGCTCAGTAGACACAGACAGACAATCCACGacctgcagcagaaagcagcctccagcagaaagcacatagcagagctgctgcaacaG GTGGAGGAAGTGGCATCCCTGAAGGCAGAGCTGGCCCAAGTCCAGAGAAAGATAGGCCACAATCTTCCACTCCTTTGTCATTATGAGGaagagaggcagcagctccacagGGAACTGAAGAAGCAACAGAAGGCCCAGGAACAGAGCCGGCAGGAG GCCTACTCCTTCCAGGAGAAGCTGCAACAGCTGAGCAGCCAAGTTCAGTACTGGCAGCAGTTACACCAGGACACTCAGCGAACTCTGGCTAGGCGGGAAGACGAGCTGGCTGTCTGCAAGGCGGAGCTGGCTTTCAAGGAAGAACTCGTCAAGGCCATGAAACAGGCTCAGGCCAGGAACAGGCGGAACCACAGCCCAAGGGCAGGAGGAGTGCAACCTGAGCCCCAGGCACCGCTGAAGGACAGATCCTGGGCTACAGGCAGGGCAGAGGtggaaaggccaggccaggaatGGGCTAACTGCAGAGCCAAGACCAACAAGGGAGGAGGCGGTGGTTCt gtagaAACCCTGCATGCTTCCCACACCTCAGCCTGTTCTAATAGCAGTAGGCTGCATCAGGACAGGAATCCGATGCTGGTCAATAACAACCAGAGTTTGAAAGAGCAGAT GCAGCCaaatgagaaacaacaacacaaaatcCAGCAGCAAGTCAAGCAGGCTGCAGAGTTTACAGGTGACAGCCA ACATCTTCAAGACACACTGGACAGCTTGCACGTGGAAAACATATACCTCAGGGCTAGAACACATATACAGTACCATAATCATGAGCAGATGAAG GCTCTACAGGGCAGCAACCTGACTGCACGAGCCCTGCAGAACTTGGCAAGGCTGCCTCTGCCTGGAACTCACCTCCAGGATGAAAAGTGA